Genomic window (Ostrinia nubilalis chromosome 23, ilOstNubi1.1, whole genome shotgun sequence):
GAGGCTTTTCGTGGATTCCATGAATATGTATGACATTCGGTGGGACGGGCCTGGAGCCCTCCCAAATTGGATGTATGTTCAAAAACAGCAGATCCACATTATTACTCAATTCGTTAATAGAAGGAACATCACCGAATACCCTTTTGAGCATTGCGTTCTCTTCTTCCAGAAGTTGGgtgtcataataatattgcatCTGGTAGAATTTCGCTAACTCTGTCACTTTGTCCCACATAGTCAAATTATAAAGCTTCTGTCTTACAACGGAGGGATACAGCAATTCATGTATGGGTGCACCAACAATTGAGTAAGTATCAAACGTTCCACCAAAAGAACTGAACTGGATCAGTGGCGCTTTAAATAAGTGTGCCAGAACCGTTAATTGCTTTGCAAGCTCTTCGACTATCACCAGATCATATTTATTATTCTCATTTATCACACTTCTCACTTCTGAACTCATCAATTGCTTTTCTATAATATCGTTCACCAATTTGAATATCAGTTTGATTTGTGACACAATATCGTCATTTTCAGTTGATCTTTGTAAAAATTCTTTCTTCCATATTCCATAAGATAAGTCATGTAAATCCACTTCCTTTAAATTTGGAGGAGCTGGAGTTTTCGTGAACACTGGGTCTGTAGTCAGAACGGTCACTTCATGTCCTCGCTTTGCCAGTTCTTGCATCAAAGACCTGAAGACGACTTGATGGCTGATCGACGGTGCTGGGAAGTACGCAAGAATTCTAGCCGCTTCTGATCCCGCACACGATAAACATAATGCAATTAATAAAAACGTTACGTCTGGCATGGCTGCTGGTAGTTAAACTAATGATAAGTTCCGCAATATTGTTTTAGAATCGCGTCACACGTATGAATTGGAATATCATGATGAGTTCAACTACTCAATTAGATCGTAGCAAGGTCCATGTGATGTGCATGTCATTGTGCCAATCTATTAATAGTGTAGCAAATTATATGAGACAACTGCCCCAGATAGTTAAAAGGACGCATGTGATAACAAGTCAAAACGGAGATTCAAAAAAATTTAATGGATTTATTTAGGTACTGCTCTTTAATCAaactgatataaaaaaatgctagATGTCAATGTAGGTATCTTTTTAATAAGATGTTGAAATACTCGCAGCCGAcaatattaaaaaccaaaactgcaaaaaatactaaaagtTTTGTAACGAATTTTAAACACAGGGTATTTTTTGCTACTACTTCATTTCTATGCAAAACATTAGCCAAATGAAACTGTATCACATTAAACTCAGCAAACAGAGTGGAGTGACGACAGTCCATCGGTCAATGCCAAATGGTCGACCGAATTTATCTTTGCCCAAAGCTGCTGgagtaatttaattgttttttgatGTCGGAGTAATGGAAAATGAATTTTCTAAACGTTGTTGGTTTTAAGAACTCTGCCCTCATAAGCCAAAAAGCGGCATCTCAAAAAAGTGAGAATCGAGATAATTCATGCTTTAGTTTTTTTGATTTAGCGTCAActtagaaaagtattttttgaattattaattcATCATATCTTATTGATGTGttgaaaaaaaggaaaaaatatgttatttaccTCATTTTTGAGATACCGCTTTTgggctttaaataataattatgtttattagtTACCGCATTTTGTTTTAGTGTGTTCATAGGAATTTTCACACAAAAGTTTTTCTATACATTTTTGCTAAAAAACcttgtaaaagaaaataaaacacgaaaaaagttcatttggaaataattttaatatactTCAGATCAACATtattagaaaattttaaattttgaaaatagGCATCTATGTCATAAATCACTCAGAAGTATGGGAGCTCCCTTTTGAAGCGATTTCAAGATATTGTTCTTCCTGGCTTGCGAAATGCCATTATGCATGGTTTTTTCTTTGGAGGTAGAAGAACATGCAATTTGGTTTGGTGgtataaatagttattttatgcgcattttttgccatttttacaatattttaattagttttttagcGATAACTTCAGAAATTTTAGAGATATCTTGATGAAACTTGTATCAAGCTGTAGAGGATAAAATTATGCATCTGtgtaattcattaaaatattgtaaaactaattgccacttggaaaaaaattgcaaaaatcgCGATTTACCTAAAGAAAGAGATGGCGGGGAAAAGGGCAGGGCAGTAGCCTGGCCCTATAAATAT
Coding sequences:
- the LOC135083269 gene encoding UDP-glucosyltransferase 2-like codes for the protein MPDVTFLLIALCLSCAGSEAARILAYFPAPSISHQVVFRSLMQELAKRGHEVTVLTTDPVFTKTPAPPNLKEVDLHDLSYGIWKKEFLQRSTENDDIVSQIKLIFKLVNDIIEKQLMSSEVRSVINENNKYDLVIVEELAKQLTVLAHLFKAPLIQFSSFGGTFDTYSIVGAPIHELLYPSVVRQKLYNLTMWDKVTELAKFYQMQYYYDTQLLEEENAMLKRVFGDVPSINELSNNVDLLFLNIHPIWEGSRPVPPNVIHIHGIHEKPQRDLPNDLKTYLDSSKHGVIYISYGTNVKPSLLPPEKIKIMVNVMSKLKYDVLWKWDKEDMEGKSENIKLAKWLPQSDLLRHPNIKLFITQGGLQSTDEAINAGVPLIGIPMLADQWYNVEKYVHHKIGLKVHMDTMTEESLRETVKKVTKDQSYRQNIVRLRSLMKDQRDTPLERAVWWTEYVLRHSGARHLRSPSANMPWHQYFELELICTVLGVIFVCLIVVVIALVKLVKALKRVLGLQVKVKCS